ATCAACTGAATCGCCATGGCGCGGCGCACCGATTCCTCCGTCGGCGTGGTGATGGCCTCGTCGTAGGCGTTGGTGTGGAGCGAGTTGCAGTTGTCGTAAATCGCGTAGAGCGCCTGCAAGGTCGTGCGGATGTCGTTGAATGCGATTTCCTGCGCGTGGAGGCTGCGCCCGGAGGTCTGGATGTGGTATTTGAGCATCTGGCTGCGCTTGTTCGCGCCGTATTTGAAGCGCATGGCTTTTGCCCAAATCCGCCGCGCCACGCGCCCGATGACCGCATATTCGGGGTCGGTGCCATTGCTGAAAAAGAAGGAAAGATTGGGCGCGAAATCGTCCACCTTCATGCCGCGCGAGGCGTAGTATTCCACAAACGTGAAGCCGTTGGCCAGGGTGAAAGCGAGTTGCGAAATCGGGTTGGCGCCAGCCTCGGCAATGTGGTAGCCGGAAATCGAAACCGAGTAGAAATTCCGAACCTTGTTTTTGATAAAATAATCCTGCACGTCGCCCATCACGCGCAGGCTGAATTCCGTGCTGAAAATGCAGGTGTTCTGCGCCTGGTCTTCTTTCAAAATGTCGGCCTGCACCGTGCCGCGAACGGCGGAAAGGGCGTAGGCCTTTATTTTTTCGTAGACTTCTTTTGGCAACACGTCGTCGCCGGTGATGCCGAGGAGCAAGAGGCCGAGGCCGTCGTTGCCTTCGGGTAGCGTCGTAACGTCCGTAACGTCGGAAGGGTTTGAAACCCTTCCGACGTTAGTATCAACGTTGGAATTATATCGCGGTCTCGGCAAACCTTTATCGTCATATTTCTCCTTCAACTTCGCCTCCACGAGGTGTTCCAACTTATGCTCCCGAATGTACTTCTCGCACTGCTGGTCAATCGCCGCGTTCATAAAAAACGCTGCGATGGTGGCCGCAGGACCATTTATCGTCATCGAAACTGACGTCTTCGGGTCGCAAAGGTCGAAGCCTGAATAGAGTTTTTTGGCGTCGTCGAGGCAGCAAACGGACACACCGGAGTTGCCGACTTTGCCATAAATGTCGGGGCGGTAATCGGGGTCTTCGCCATAGAGCGTCACCGAGTCGAACGCCGTGCTCAGGCGTGCCGCAGGCAAGCCGAGGCTGACGTAGTGGAAACGTTTGTTCGTGCGCTCGGGGCCGCCTTCGCCGGCAAACATCCGGGTCGGGTCTTCGCCTTCGCGTTTGAAGGGGAAAACGCCCGCCGTGTAGGGGAACTCGCCCGGCACATTTTCCTGCAAACGCCAGCGCAGGATGTCGCCCCAATCCTTGAATTTCGGGAATGCCACGCGCGGGATGCGGGTGTGCGACAGGCTTTCAGTGAAAGTTTTTACCCGAATCTCTTTGTCGCGGACGTGATAAATGTACTCGTCGGCGGCGTATTGCGCCTTTTTCGCTTCGTGACCTTCGAGGATGCGTTTGCAGCGCCAGTCGAGTTGGGCTTCGAGGTCAGCATAGCGTTTTTGCAAAGTTTGCAGCAAGTCGTCCGACGATTTTGATTCGTCGGACGACTGGAGCATCTCAATCGTATTTTTCAAGCTCCACATCTTCCGCGCAATCGCCACCTGCTCCTCCACGTCGAGGTCGTATTTGCGGTTCGTCTCGGCGATTTCCGACAAATAGCGCACGCGCTGCGGCGGGATGATGTAGATTTTCTCCGACATCTCGTCGGTGGCGTGGAAGTGGGATTGGAAATTCGCTCCGGTTTTTTCATTCAAAAGGTCAATGATGCGGCGGTAAAGTTGGTTCACGCCGGGGTCGTTGAACTGGCTGGCGATGCAGCCGAACACGGGCATTTCGTCCACCGCCACATTCCATGCGTTGCGGTTGCGCTGCACCTGTTTGCGCACGTCGCGCAGGGCGTCGAGGGCGCCGCGTTTGTCGAACTTGTTGATGGCAATCACGTCGGCGAAGTCGAGCATATCAATTTTTTCCAACTGCGTGGCCGCGCCAAATTCGGGGGTCATTACATAGAGGCTCAGGTCCGAGTGGTCCACGATTTCCGTGTCGCTCTGCCCGATGCCTGATGTTTCCAAAATAATCAAGTCGTACTTCGCCGCTTTCAGAATGTCCACTGCCGCGTGGACGTACTTGGACAAGGCCAGATTGCTTTGCCGCGTCGCCAGCGAGCGCATATACACGCGAGGATTGTTGATTGCGTTCATGCGGATGCGGTCGCCGAGCAGGGCGCCGCCAGTCTTGCGCTTGGAGGGGTCAACGGAGACGATGGCGATTGTTTTGTCTTGAAAATCAAGCAGAAAGCGGCGCACAAGTTCGTCCACGAGGGAGGACTTGCCTGCGCCGCCAGTGCCGGTGATGCCCAGAACGGGTGTTGTTCGTTGTTCGTTGTTCGTTGTTCGTTCGAGTTGTGGCGCGATTTCTTTTTCGTGAAAATCGGGGTTGTTTTCGGCAATGGAAATAAGCCGCGCCACCGCGCCGGGATTTTTTTCCGAAAAATGTTTGAGTTCGCCATTGAGGGAAAAACCCACCGGGAAATCGCATTTTTCCAGCACGTCATTTATCATGCCTTGCAAACCCATCTTGCGCCCGTCGTCGGGGTGGTAAATGCGGGTGATGCCGTATGCGTGCAATTCCTCGATTTCCGAAGGCAAAATGGTGCCGCCGCCGCCGCCGAAGATTTTGATGTGACCCGCGCCGCGCTCTTTGAGCAGGTCGTGCATGTATTTGAAATACTCGTTGTGGCCGCCTTGATAGGAGGTGATGGCGATGCCCTGCACGTCCTCCTGAATGGCGCAATCCACGATTTCCTGCACCGAGCGGTTGTGACCGAGATGGATGATTTCCGCGCCCGAAGACTGCATGATACGGCGCATGATATTGATGGCCGCATCATGACCATCGAACAGACTGGCGGCGGTGACGAGGCGGATTTTGTTTTTGGGCTGGTATGCGGTTGGATTTTGCATGGCGCTGTATGGTTAGGCAGAATTGGATGGGGCCTTTTTGATGGGGCAAAATTAGGAGAAAACTGCCGTGCGGAGGGGTTTTCCTATTTGAAAATGAAGACGCGGGTTTGAGAAAATTTATCACACTCAAAAAAATTAAGTGTTTCAACAACTAAATGACAAACACCTTGTTTAGATGTCATTCTTAAATTTGAAAAAACAAATCAACATGGCAAACACAACTTGGCAGCTCGACGCTGCGCACTCCGAAGTAACCTTCCGCGTCCGCCACCTCGTCATCGCCACGGTGTCGGGCAAGTTCGACAAGTTTACCTCCTCCGTTACCAACGATGGCGATGATTTCACCAATGCCAATATCGAGTTTGCCGTTGATACGGCCTCTGTCAACACCGGCGTGGAAGCTCGCGACAACCACTTGCGCGGCGACGACTTTTTCAACAGCGAAAAATTCCCGCAAATGACTTTCAAGTCTACTAGCCTGAAAAAACTGGGTGCTGACGATTATCAACTCGATGGCAACCTGACCATTCGCGACGTGACCAAGCCTATTTCGCTGAAAGTCGAATTTGGCGGCACGGCTACCGACCCCTATGGCAATCGCAAGGCGGGGTTTGAAGTGACGGGCACGCTCAATCGCAAGGAGTTTGGTCTTCGTTGGGATGCCGTCACAGAAGCGGGCGGCGCTGTCGTGTCAGACGAAGTGAAAATCCAAGCCAATGTCCAATACGCCAAGGCACAGTCATAAGAGCAACGCGCAATTATTGGAGAAGCCCGATGGTAGTCATATCAGACTTGCCACCGGGCTTTTTTTTTCGAGACTTGCGGAGAGGGTATAGCGGCCTCGTTCACCAACTCCACAAATCCTGCTCCCGATTGAAGAGGTCGTCTTCTATTTTTTGTGCGTGGAGCAGTAGGTCGGTGCCGGCCAGATAGTCTTGAAGACGCATGTCGTGCAGGTTGTTTTCCTTCATGACGAAAGAGGTAAAATACCGCATCTCAAAAAGGTCTTCCCAAGAGAGGGTGGTAGCGTGGTTGCCTCCGTGCAAGGGGGCTTTTCTGCCTGCCAATAGGGCGCGTGCCGAGGGGTAATGCACCCAGAACAGCGGTTTTTCATAGCGGAAATTGCCGTCTTCGTCCAACACGTCAATGAGCGGCGCAATGCCGAGGATGCGCACCCGAAGGGTGCTGGTGCGGGTGTCGAAAAACCAGCTCTCTTTCAGACGGTAACGCCGAACATCCTCCCAGTTCAGCTCGGTTCTCACTTCCCGCCATTGTTCGGTGTAATCTTCTGGGTTCCAGAGCAGGATGGTATCCTTGCGCATCAAAATGGATTCCACGTCGGTAAGCGATAGAGGGGTGGTAAATTGGTCGTTTACGGTGCTGTAAACAGTCAAGTCGCCTGCGAGCGCCGCTTCGGAAAAAATGGTGAACAAAGGTGATTCGGGAGCTACAAAGGGCAGATTCATTTTTTCGCGTGTGTCAATGACGCGCCAAATTCGTTTTTCCCACAAAATATCCGCCTCTCGAATCGGTGGATATAGCAGGGTTCGGTGTTCGCTCACGACAGTCCGCTCCGTGATGTCGTCGAGCGGCGGGTATGTCAATTCGGGGATGGGGTCGGTAGTTTGCGCGAGCGCAAGGGTGGCGGAGAGCAAGGTTCCGCCGAGGAGGCCCAATAAACGGGCTGCCCGCAGTGACAGCAGATTTGTCATGTGGTAGTGTGTTTAGTATACCTCGCGGCGCCAAGTTTTGGGCATAGATGCAATCGCAATCTGCTCAAAATCAGGGGTGTCAATCATGTTCATTTGACAAATTCTAGCGAATCAAGGTATAATTTGAAAGAAGGATAAAAGAAACCGGGTGGGCATTAGGTAAATCAAAAAGCCATTCGCAGGTGCTTTTATATTCGGGTGTCAGGAAGGCAATACTCGGGCAGAATTCCCTTGTTGAAAGTAGAAAGACATTCTCGTGTGAAAATTAAAAGTTTTTCGTAACGAGAGCGGAGCTCAAACGGGGCGCGTCGAAACCCTGTTGCAGGCGTTAAAAATTTTAACAGTTGGCGATAAAGCGAGCAAAATGCAACAGGGAGCCAAACCGGAAGTCAACCTTCATGTTCGCCAACATTTCAGCATCTTCCGATTTGCCTGCGATGAGTGCCGTGTGCATTCCCAAGGCCTGCCCGAAAGTGATATCGGAGGCCGAATCGCCCACCAGCCAAGCATTTTCAAAATCAATATCGGGGAAATCCGCCAGTGCCAGCCACGCCATCCCGGTGGCTGGTTTGCGGCAACGGCAACCTGCTTCTTTGGAGTGAGGGCAGTAATATGCGCGGTCTATGCGCCCGTTGGCGGCATGCACCCAATCGAACATTTTTCGATGAACATCGGCTAAGTTTTTCTCGGTCATGAGTCCTTTCCCAATACCTGCCTGATTGGTGACGACGATGATGCGGCCAAAATGCTCGGCCAACAAGCGCATGGCCTCCTCCGAACCCTCCGTAGGAACAAATGCCTCTGGCGCACGCACATAATCGCCCGGCAATCGCACATTGACGACACCGTCTCGGTCGAGAAACAAAGCAGGCCGATGGTATGTCATTTTTGATAAGCCCTAAAAGTCGGTACCCAGTGCAAAGTGGAACAGAGGCTTTTGCACCACGCGCGATTCGATGCCCCACCCGTAATCGGCACGCAGGTACATCCCGAAGATGAGCGCCCGAGCGCCAAATCCATATCCTGCCACCAAGGGGTCGCGGTAGTAGTTGACTTTCGCAATCACGATGGGCGGCGTGTTGGGGTTGTTGGGGTAGTAGTAATAAACAATGTTGATGGGGTTGTCGCCATCATAAGGCGACCTGCCTTGCCAAGCGGTGCCGACATCGAAGAACCCGACCAATTGGAAGTTGCGCCAGAAATTGCCCATAACAGGCTTGTTGGAGAAGTATTTAAAGATAGGTACGCGCAGCTCGGCATTGGCCAGCACGAAAGAGTTGCCGTTGCGAATGTTTTGGTTGAACCCACGGATATTGGTGGCAAGCGTTTGATAGGCAAAATTGCCCTCTTGCGGAATGGGTATGTTTTGATTGAATCGCGGAAAAATCCAATTGTCCACCCCTCCGAGATAATAGAGTATCCTTTCCGACCCAAAGCTCGTGGCACCCGCCAAGCGCAGCGCAAGGATGGTGCGACGGTCGAGCAATTGGTAGTGGCGAGCGTCGAGACCGATGACGCTCATGATGCCTTTGTTGAAGCTGAGGCTCCAATTGGGTTGGAAATTCAGGTCGAACCGCTTCACCACTTCGCCGTAGAGTTTTGCTCTCGAACCCGTTTTCAGGTTCATGTCCACATCCACCGTGTTGTCATAGACCAAGCTCATGCCTACGGAGGCTCGTTGCTCGGCATAGTCGGGCGTTTCGAGCGTCGCCCGATTGGTGCTCAGCGCTATGGTTTTGTCCTGACGAATGATGGCATGGCCTCTCACGCTGAAAAACACATCGAGTGGGTAGCGCAATTCGTAAAAGCCGAGGATGGTGTTGGTGCGAATCTGCTGTTGGGAGGGCGGCAAGCCCGGCAGGTTTTGGTCGAGGGTGTTGACGAGGCTCCTGCGGTAGAGGGCGTAGCGTTTGTCCCAACGGCGTTTTTTGTCGTCGAACCACACATAGTATTCCGCGCCGTTGAAGGTAGTGGGCAGTCGGAAGCCTGCCTCCACCACATAATTTTCCAGCAAGTCCTTAAAATTCGCTTTGATAAGAATGCCGGGTGGGGGTGTTTGAAAACCGCCGGGTGAGCTGGCAAAGGTTTCAAGTCCGCCGAAAAGCAGGTTGTTGTCTAGACTGGTGGACACATAATCCGTGCGGAATTTCAGGCGGTAAGGGATGATTTGCGAAGGGTTGAAGCGAATGACTGATTGGTTTTTGCTTGCGTCCGCGAGGGGGCGCATACTCTTAAGCGGGCGGCGTGGCGCTGGCAGGGAATCAATTCTCATGCCTGGTTCTTCCCCCGTCTCCTCGCGCACTGGCTTGGTCAAGCGTGTTTGCTCGCTTTCCTGCGACAAAGCAGGGGGAGGTGTGGCAAGATGTTCTGGCACCTGAAACAGCCACCCAAGAGGGATCGGGGTTATCGAGTCGGCTTTGGCGATTTGGGGTTCGATGGGCTGTTTTTCAGGGATTTGGGAGATGCCTTCCAAGTCTGGTTGGGGCGGCACTGGCAGTCCCGCTTGGCGGTAGGTCAGTTCGCGGAAGCGCGTGATACGGGCTGGCGCTTGAGCCTCGGGGTTTGGTTTAGGGCTGTAAAACAGGGTTTTGCCCTCGCGGATGATGGTCTCCACCATTCGGCCACTGCGCATGGAAAGATGATGTTCCGCAATATTGCGGTCGTAATTGGTTTGGTTCCAAGTGCGGGCGCGTTTTTTGAAAATAACAAACGAGCGGATGCTGTCCACGGTGGTTGAGTCAATGTTTTGCAGCACCGTGTCCAAGGGGGCCAAGAATTCGAGCACTCGCTCCATGGGCCACTCACCGGGCTGTTTGTCGTCCAACGTTTTCACTTCCGCTCCATCGTTGAGATAAATGACGGCCTCAGTGTAAGCATGGTAAGGCTCCAGATAGCCCGCTTGGCGATTGAACACCCCATTCTCATCGCTCAAAAAGGCGAAGTAGGTGCTGTCCACTCCAATCGGGTTGCGCTCGTCGAACATGGGCGTCTGGGTGATGCGAACCAATTCTGGGCTGCGGCTATCGAGGTCGAAAAAGAAAATATCGAAGCGGCCAAGTGGCAGAATGGTATCCAAACGCTCCGTTGTCAGGGTGTCAGAGACGCGATTGCTGCTGAAAAGTATGCCTCTGCGCCCGTCGAGAATGGTGTAAGATGCGTCGAGGTCGTCCCAGAAGTCTTGAGTGAGGCGCTCCGTCTGCTTCGTCACGGTACGGTACATGAACAAATCGGAATAGCCGCGCACGGCACCCGAAAACACCAACTCCACCGGATTGATAAAATCAAGGCTGAACACGCGCTGATACTCCGGCGACAGGTCGGCAATGGTTCGCTTGATTTTGTTGCCGCTCAAATCGAGCATGGCCAAGCGCACGATGTCGCGGCGCTCATACATCACGGCCAGTTGTTTGTTGTCGGGGCTCCACGCGAGTTTTGGGTAGTTGTAGTCGGTGGTTTGCAGTGCGTTGCGGGCACCTCCGCCAAACACGCGCTGGCGTTTGCCGGTCTTGAGGTCTTGCACCCACACGCGCCATTTGCCGATGTCGTTGCTCACCCATGCGATGCGCTTGCCATCGGGGCTGATTTTCGCCTCGCTCAATGGGAGTTTGCGTTTGTTTTTCACGGTTATTTTCGTCAGATCGTCGGGTTTTTTCATAAACTTGGCCTCCTCCTGATAGCGGCGCTTGTAGTATTCCAGCATAAGCTCGGTGGTGCGCCGGTAGCCATTGCCGAGTACATATAGGAAGCCCACGTCAACGCTGCGATTGATGCGGGTGAGGTATAGCAGGTTGCTGACCGTGCTTCGCCCGAAGTGCAGGCCGATGTAGTTCCAGAAGGCGTGGCCGGCAAGCCGGGGGTGGCTTTTGGCCAATTTGTCGAAATTGGGATATTTGCCCGAACGTATCAAGTCGCGCAGTTGGTTGTCTAGCTCGCTGCTCCACTCTTCGCCACAGTAAGCCGAAAGCCCGTTGGTGTACCATCCCGGCAAGTTGAGCAACACCGCGTTTTGCACGATTTCCTGCAAATTGGTACCAAACAACATCGAGTTGATGAGCACTCCCGCCACGCCTTCGCGGATTTGAGTGCGCAAATGGTGGTGGTTGCCATCGAAAAAGACAAATACTTTGGTGCCAATGACCTTTGTCTCCCCAGCCCGCAGCTGAAACACCTCATCCTCGCCTATATTGCTTTGCTTAAGGTCGGTCAAATCAGAGAAAACCAACATCTCGATTTTGTCGGTCATTTGGTGCTCCAGCATTTGCTGCAAAGAGGGAAAATCGAGCTCGGCTGTTTGCAGGGCCGACTGAGCTATGTTGCGGGCATCGCCATACCAGTAAGTGATGAGGTTGGAGGTCTCATAAAGCATCCACTCGTCAATTTGGCGATTGTATTGCACACGGTTTTTTCCAAAAGAAGTTTGAGAGGTGGTTTGAGCCACAAGCGCCTCACCGCCGCACAAGGCAACAAAAAAAGAACAGAAGAGAACCGTGCAAGTAGCCGTTTTTGTCATGGCCGGGTAGTTTTTGAGTTGGGAGGGCGAAGGTCAGCACCTGCTGAGCAGCCTGTCGCTTTCAGAAAGGTAAAATTGAGGCGTTTGTTGCAAAAGACAATGACTTGCGGTGGCAAAAACGCATTGAGAGAGAAAAAGATTTTTCAGATGCAAGAAAAGAAGATGGCATTCATTGCACCTGTCGAGCCTTTGGATAGCCACCAACGCCCCTCACTCCCCGCACCAGCACACCTTGTCGCCGAAATTGCTGACCATGAAGCCCAGCAGCCCGCCGTTCGCCACGGGCGGCACGTCGAAGTCCTGCGGGCACACCAGCACCAAAAGTTGATGGCCGCTTGTCACCTCGTGCCGCGCCAGCAGCACCGCCCCGTCCTGCGACACCTGCCAGTCGAACTCGAAGGGCGGCTGCCCCTCCAACTCGAACAACACCTCCGCGCAGCCATCGCGGCACACAGCCTCCGGCGGCGAGCCGACCGTGATGCTCGGCTTTTGGCGCCAGGTTATTTTCGGCCCCTTGAACATCGAAAAGCAGGCGGCGGCGGCGTTGATGCTGTCGTTGGGCAACTGCGGCCCTGCGATGACAGCGACGTAATAGATGCTGTCGAAGTGCATCGTGCCGGGCAGGAAAGGGAATTTCAGGGTGTCGGAATACTGCACGATGCTGCCCAATGGGTTGGCCGGATTGGAGTACAGGATGAACCGGATGGTGTCGTTCGGCTCCAGATGGTGGTTTCCGGGCAGCGCGAGCGCGACGGTTTTCGGCCCGCAGACGGCTATGGCGGCGGTGTCGAGGGTGCCCGCATCGGTGGCGCAGCATTTTTGCACGGTGATTTGGAAGGTGACCGGCTCGCCGGTGCAGGCGCCGCGCTGGGGCGTGACGGTGATGGTGGCCGTCTGCGTGGCGGGCAGGGTGGGCGCGGTGAAGGCGATAAGCGAGCCGCTGCCGCTAGCAGGCAGGCCGATGGCGGGGTTGGAGTTCGTCCACGAGAAGGTGGTAGAGAGGCTGCCGCTCAGGAACACGGCGACCTGCTGTCCGCCGCAGACGGTGACGTTGTCGGGCTGGTTGACGCGGGCCTCTGGCAGCACCGTGACGCTGAACGACTGCGACGCGAAGGGGCAGGGTTGGGGGGTGACGGTGACGACAGCCGTCTGTTGCAGGGGGCCGCCCTGGGCGGAAAAGGAGAGGTCGCCGGAGCCGCTCGCGGGCAGGCCGATGGCCGTGTTGGAGTTCGTCCAGGTGTAGGAGTTGCCCGTGCCGCTGAAGTTGACGCTGACGGGGTCGCCGGGGCAGACGGTGATGTTGGGCGGGGCATCCACCGACGCGCCGTTGAGGGTGATTTGGAAGGTGACGGGGTCGCCGGGGCAGGTGACGCCCTGATTGGTGTACTGGGGCGTGACGGTGATGGTGGCGGTCTGCGGCGACGGCACTTTGGGGCTGATGTAGTTGATGTGGCCAGTGCCGGAGGCCGGAAGGCCGATGGCGGTGTTGTCGTTCGTCCAGGTGAAAGTAGCGCCCGGCGTAGCCGAGGAGAAGGTGACGGATACCGGTGCGCCGCCGCAGACCGTGAGGTCGGGGGGCTGGTTCATCTTAGGCTTGGGGTTCACGAGAACAGACCACGCAGGAATAGTACCTCTGCAGCCGCCCACCCATGCGGTGACACTTCCCCCACCCAAAAGCGGCATATCGGAGGGGTTTTGGGCTGTAAAAATGAGGTCGCCGCTCCCGGAGGCAGGGGCGCCGATGGTCATGCCGTTGGCAAGGGAAGTCCAGGTATACGTCTGGCCTGCAGGGCCTTGCCACTCGAAAACCACTTCATCGCCGGCGCAAACTATTTGGTAACCCGGGAAGTCAAGGTCAAAATGCGGCGGCGGAATGATGTCGAGGCAAATAGGGGTGGGGTCATAACAGGGATTGGTCGGTGTGGCGCACAATTGTATCACGTTCGCCCATCCGGCAAGCCCCGACCAATCTAACACCACAGATTCACCCGTGGGTGGGCCGACAAATTGAACCGAGTTAGGGAAAGGGTCAACCGTAATTGTCCACACGAGGTCCGCATCAGCAGAATTGGGGATAGAATATACGTTGGGATTGGGTATACTGCGGCAAAGTTGAGGCGGCCCCACCATCGGCCCCAAAGGGGGGCATTGGGCTGTCAGTGTGCTCCAGACGATAAAGAACAAAAATATACA
This genomic interval from Saprospiraceae bacterium contains the following:
- a CDS encoding methylmalonyl-CoA mutase family protein translates to MQNPTAYQPKNKIRLVTAASLFDGHDAAINIMRRIMQSSGAEIIHLGHNRSVQEIVDCAIQEDVQGIAITSYQGGHNEYFKYMHDLLKERGAGHIKIFGGGGGTILPSEIEELHAYGITRIYHPDDGRKMGLQGMINDVLEKCDFPVGFSLNGELKHFSEKNPGAVARLISIAENNPDFHEKEIAPQLERTTNNEQRTTPVLGITGTGGAGKSSLVDELVRRFLLDFQDKTIAIVSVDPSKRKTGGALLGDRIRMNAINNPRVYMRSLATRQSNLALSKYVHAAVDILKAAKYDLIILETSGIGQSDTEIVDHSDLSLYVMTPEFGAATQLEKIDMLDFADVIAINKFDKRGALDALRDVRKQVQRNRNAWNVAVDEMPVFGCIASQFNDPGVNQLYRRIIDLLNEKTGANFQSHFHATDEMSEKIYIIPPQRVRYLSEIAETNRKYDLDVEEQVAIARKMWSLKNTIEMLQSSDESKSSDDLLQTLQKRYADLEAQLDWRCKRILEGHEAKKAQYAADEYIYHVRDKEIRVKTFTESLSHTRIPRVAFPKFKDWGDILRWRLQENVPGEFPYTAGVFPFKREGEDPTRMFAGEGGPERTNKRFHYVSLGLPAARLSTAFDSVTLYGEDPDYRPDIYGKVGNSGVSVCCLDDAKKLYSGFDLCDPKTSVSMTINGPAATIAAFFMNAAIDQQCEKYIREHKLEHLVEAKLKEKYDDKGLPRPRYNSNVDTNVGRVSNPSDVTDVTTLPEGNDGLGLLLLGITGDDVLPKEVYEKIKAYALSAVRGTVQADILKEDQAQNTCIFSTEFSLRVMGDVQDYFIKNKVRNFYSVSISGYHIAEAGANPISQLAFTLANGFTFVEYYASRGMKVDDFAPNLSFFFSNGTDPEYAVIGRVARRIWAKAMRFKYGANKRSQMLKYHIQTSGRSLHAQEIAFNDIRTTLQALYAIYDNCNSLHTNAYDEAITTPTEESVRRAMAIQLIINHELGLAKNENPLQGSFIIEELTDLVEEAVLSEFDRITERGGVLGAMETMYQRGKIQEESLYYETLKHTGELPIIGVNTFLSKEGSPTILPKEVIRAEEEEKEAQIQTLRNLHKANELQSKDALRRLQMAAVHNENLFAELMEAVKVCSLGQITHALYEVGGQYRRNM
- a CDS encoding YceI family protein; its protein translation is MANTTWQLDAAHSEVTFRVRHLVIATVSGKFDKFTSSVTNDGDDFTNANIEFAVDTASVNTGVEARDNHLRGDDFFNSEKFPQMTFKSTSLKKLGADDYQLDGNLTIRDVTKPISLKVEFGGTATDPYGNRKAGFEVTGTLNRKEFGLRWDAVTEAGGAVVSDEVKIQANVQYAKAQS
- a CDS encoding HAD-IIIA family hydrolase, with product MTYHRPALFLDRDGVVNVRLPGDYVRAPEAFVPTEGSEEAMRLLAEHFGRIIVVTNQAGIGKGLMTEKNLADVHRKMFDWVHAANGRIDRAYYCPHSKEAGCRCRKPATGMAWLALADFPDIDFENAWLVGDSASDITFGQALGMHTALIAGKSEDAEMLANMKVDFRFGSLLHFARFIANC
- a CDS encoding PD40 domain-containing protein: MTKTATCTVLFCSFFVALCGGEALVAQTTSQTSFGKNRVQYNRQIDEWMLYETSNLITYWYGDARNIAQSALQTAELDFPSLQQMLEHQMTDKIEMLVFSDLTDLKQSNIGEDEVFQLRAGETKVIGTKVFVFFDGNHHHLRTQIREGVAGVLINSMLFGTNLQEIVQNAVLLNLPGWYTNGLSAYCGEEWSSELDNQLRDLIRSGKYPNFDKLAKSHPRLAGHAFWNYIGLHFGRSTVSNLLYLTRINRSVDVGFLYVLGNGYRRTTELMLEYYKRRYQEEAKFMKKPDDLTKITVKNKRKLPLSEAKISPDGKRIAWVSNDIGKWRVWVQDLKTGKRQRVFGGGARNALQTTDYNYPKLAWSPDNKQLAVMYERRDIVRLAMLDLSGNKIKRTIADLSPEYQRVFSLDFINPVELVFSGAVRGYSDLFMYRTVTKQTERLTQDFWDDLDASYTILDGRRGILFSSNRVSDTLTTERLDTILPLGRFDIFFFDLDSRSPELVRITQTPMFDERNPIGVDSTYFAFLSDENGVFNRQAGYLEPYHAYTEAVIYLNDGAEVKTLDDKQPGEWPMERVLEFLAPLDTVLQNIDSTTVDSIRSFVIFKKRARTWNQTNYDRNIAEHHLSMRSGRMVETIIREGKTLFYSPKPNPEAQAPARITRFRELTYRQAGLPVPPQPDLEGISQIPEKQPIEPQIAKADSITPIPLGWLFQVPEHLATPPPALSQESEQTRLTKPVREETGEEPGMRIDSLPAPRRPLKSMRPLADASKNQSVIRFNPSQIIPYRLKFRTDYVSTSLDNNLLFGGLETFASSPGGFQTPPPGILIKANFKDLLENYVVEAGFRLPTTFNGAEYYVWFDDKKRRWDKRYALYRRSLVNTLDQNLPGLPPSQQQIRTNTILGFYELRYPLDVFFSVRGHAIIRQDKTIALSTNRATLETPDYAEQRASVGMSLVYDNTVDVDMNLKTGSRAKLYGEVVKRFDLNFQPNWSLSFNKGIMSVIGLDARHYQLLDRRTILALRLAGATSFGSERILYYLGGVDNWIFPRFNQNIPIPQEGNFAYQTLATNIRGFNQNIRNGNSFVLANAELRVPIFKYFSNKPVMGNFWRNFQLVGFFDVGTAWQGRSPYDGDNPINIVYYYYPNNPNTPPIVIAKVNYYRDPLVAGYGFGARALIFGMYLRADYGWGIESRVVQKPLFHFALGTDF
- the gldN gene encoding gliding motility protein GldN, with translation MTNLLSLRAARLLGLLGGTLLSATLALAQTTDPIPELTYPPLDDITERTVVSEHRTLLYPPIREADILWEKRIWRVIDTREKMNLPFVAPESPLFTIFSEAALAGDLTVYSTVNDQFTTPLSLTDVESILMRKDTILLWNPEDYTEQWREVRTELNWEDVRRYRLKESWFFDTRTSTLRVRILGIAPLIDVLDEDGNFRYEKPLFWVHYPSARALLAGRKAPLHGGNHATTLSWEDLFEMRYFTSFVMKENNLHDMRLQDYLAGTDLLLHAQKIEDDLFNREQDLWSW